The genomic window TCGTTGTTCAAATGTCGCGGCTTGCGTCACGGGCTTCCGGCAGAATTCATAAGTCCGTTGGCTTGTGTTTGTATACCAGTATATTACTCAGTGATAACTAATGATTATCATGTGTATCCCGCTACTGCATGGATatagtgtaggtgtgtgtgtgtgtgtgtgtgtgtgtgtgtgtgtgtgtgtgtgtgtgtgtgttattcgccattgtactgattgtattgtgttgtattgtattgggcctGTTGCACTAgttcagtgtattgtattgtactgatttgtattgtattgtattgatttgtattgtattgtattgtagcgttACTAGACTGACACCTTTCTGAATGAAATTCGGGACCGCTGTCCCTGGTCGGCCGGATCCCTCAGACCCAACACGCTGATCACGCCATGAGTAAACCcattggaattgtgtgtgtgtgtgtgtgtgtgtgtgtgtgtgtgtgtgtatctatatatatctatatatatctagtgtgtgtgtgtgtgtgtgtgtgtgtgtgtgtgtgtgtgtgtgtgtgtgtgtgtgtgataaagataaaataaaaaattcgGTACGTCAGTAGAAGTTAAAATTAATGCCGATTTTGATAAAtaaaagtgacgggcgcaatagccgaatggttaaagcgttggactttcacggtgacggcgcctgcaggtgggtaaagggtggagatttttacgatctcccaggtcaacatatgtgcagacctgctagtgcctgaacctccttcgtgtgtatacgcaagcagaagatcaaatacgcacgttaaagatcctgtaatccatgtcagcgttcggtgggttatggaaacaagaaaatacccagcatgcacaccctcgaaagcggagtatggctgcctacatggcgggttaaaaacggtcatacacgtaaaagcccactcgcgtatatgcgagtgaacgtgggagttgcagcccacgaacgcagaagaagaagaagactgataaataaaagtaaaaatgGACAACGTTCAGCGACCTTGCGCACACGgcccccacacacgcatgcatagataTGTATACACTAGTCCGGCAGACAAGCGTGCAGTGCACACTGACGTACACACTTAGtatacacacatgctctctctctctcactcacacggcacacacagacacacacagatacgcacacactgtcctctttttATGTCGAAAACTTGTTTACGTCTCAGTTCTTGGCGGCAGACCGACCACCTATGCTTCGCTGAGCTGCGCACGTGAGCTGGCACAGTGCTTCGCGGAAAATCTACTGGCGACTTCAACCAATCCCTGGCGCATCCGTTGTGCGCAGttcacaaggcaaggcaataaaAGCGAAGAGGCTCGCGCGACTTGGGAATCTTTTGCGCCAGGAAACTGAGGCACTGTCTCAAGCCGCTTTAGTGCGAACCAGTGAATAACACAGTGAAAACGCAGGTCTGCAAAGTAGGCAACACTCTTCGGGTTTGAGAAGAATTCCTTTTATCCTCGTACTCCCCCCCAAAAGTAAAAAAATGGTTGCTGTTCTCCGCGTCGTTGCTTTGGCTTTGCTGGCTCTTGCCATCACACTGCACGTCGTTGGGTTCGCCACAAATCAGTGGATAACTGCTAATGTCGGCCCGGATGATATGAAGAAAGTTTTGAAAGCCTCTGGAATGGAGGATCCAACTGCAGCATCATTTAAACAGCTGCAGCAATTGAAATTGGACGTTCAAATGGGGCTCTGGAAGTATTGCATGCGTTCCAACATTGATCAATGGATTGAAGGGTTGTCAGGGTCCGCCATGGGCACTGGGGGGCAAGGAAATCAGTGGCCGAATGGTGACCCATCTGGGGATCAGGTTGACACCACACCGCCACCCTCTTCGGGCTACCAAGTTAAAGAACAATGTGTTACAATTTCAGCGACGCCAACTGTGATACCAGGTTAGTGCAGTGGTCATGGTTCACACCTGTAGGTACAGTCTCCTGATAGTTTTCgcacttctgtttttttttttttttttttttttttttttgtttttttttttttttttttttttttttttttttttttcccttgagggCGGGATATAAAAAAAGCAGCTATGTTTACTCCACTAccatcgtgaaataaaaattcgtttcgttcccccccccctctctctctctctctctctctatctctctctcacacacacacacacacacacacacacactcacactcacactcaaacgtGCCTTGCCTTATTCAGCTTTTCATTTAAAGTAATACACTAATCATCAAATGATTTATAATCtgatagtaattttttttttaataaaaaagaaagaaaaaaaatatattccccTGAAAAAAAGTTACACATATACTATAGCAGGATGAACAAGTTTGTTACATAATatggtgttattgttttttctcaAGTCAACACACAGGCACGAGAGCTTGGATTATAACCGTTGTTTGAACATATGTGTGAGGCTGTCATGGTAGTGTGTAACACTAAGTCAGAGTAAACAATGGTACTGGGACACTACTgagcatagacactaatatctcacaAGACGCCCATCTAGGGAATTCTAGTGTTTGTGTACTGAGGTAACAGCTATATGTAAAAAAAGGGATAAAACATGAACCAGGAAACTACAGACCAGTGAGCTTGACTTGTATTGTGTGTAAGATTTTGGAGTCCTTTATTAGGGATGCTATAGTATCACACATGACACCAAACAATCTGTATGCAGACAGTCAACATGGTTTTAGACAGAGAAGATATAGTACAACACAGCTCCTAGAAGTAATTGAAGATCTCACAAAAATGATAGACATGGGTAAACCTGTAtacataatttatttagacttcagaaaagcatttgactcagtACCACATCAAAGACTTTTATTAAAATCAGCTTCATACGGTATTACAGGAAACATACTGAACTGGACAAAAAACTTCTGGTCAGAAAGAACACAGGTAGTTAGAATTGGAGAAAAAATGTCagcaaatgaaaatgttgttagtggtataccacaaggtatcatacttggcccagtgctttttacaatatacataaatgaccttcctgaaagtatagaaggcaaatgcaaaatatttgctgatgataatCAACTTTAcggcaatgcacaaaataatactacactGCAAAAGGACTTGTATAAGTCACAGGATGGgactgatagatggaatctatatttcaacgtatcaaagtgtaaagtaatgcacatgggtagaaaaaaatccagaaaacaaatgccatatgataatagaagacaccacacaggacattgaaaaatgtcaaagtgagaaagaccttggcataatttttgataataaactatcatttgacatacatatatacagaatataataaataaagctgACCATGcagatgataggaataattaagagaacataTACCtctttagataaagatatatttcttaaactgtataaagc from Babylonia areolata isolate BAREFJ2019XMU chromosome 1, ASM4173473v1, whole genome shotgun sequence includes these protein-coding regions:
- the LOC143283918 gene encoding uncharacterized protein LOC143283918: MVAVLRVVALALLALAITLHVVGFATNQWITANVGPDDMKKVLKASGMEDPTAASFKQLQQLKLDVQMGLWKYCMRSNIDQWIEGLSGSAMGTGGQGNQWPNGDPSGDQVDTTPPPSSGYQVKEQCVTISATPTVIPDWMKAVRALGILSLITAVLGIGFIIYSFIGDSKGDRARLLPHIMAGICLLAGVLLLIAVAVYGGEFMVMMQEQMNSLQALGEMGKYLAEVTDNSTTLGYSFALEAVSGVLMVVTSVLLILPAVRSGGSGGPHNLAV